From uncultured Roseateles sp., the proteins below share one genomic window:
- a CDS encoding formylglycine-generating enzyme family protein gives MALGADYVRLPGSRFESVLPQGATPTRSEPVDIGAFELRTLPVTLAEFQAFVRAHPEWQRGQAPEVFADARYLLDWQSPQQAGDKAAADRPVTNVSWFAAKAFCDSEGARLPTWLEWEYAAAADETRTDARSDPRWRRRILSWYERPTATFLPDVGGAPNAFGVRDMHGLVWEWVDDFNALFIAGDSRTQGDPDLLKFCGAGAINVIDRDSYAVLMRIALLSSLSAADSTGTLGFRCARPIEGTSP, from the coding sequence ATGGCGCTGGGTGCCGACTATGTGCGCCTGCCCGGCAGCCGCTTCGAGAGCGTGCTGCCGCAAGGTGCCACGCCGACCCGCTCGGAGCCGGTTGATATCGGGGCCTTCGAGTTGCGGACCCTGCCGGTCACCCTGGCCGAGTTCCAGGCCTTTGTGCGCGCCCACCCCGAGTGGCAACGCGGTCAGGCGCCCGAGGTGTTTGCCGACGCGCGCTATCTGCTGGACTGGCAAAGCCCCCAGCAGGCCGGCGACAAGGCCGCCGCCGACCGGCCCGTCACCAATGTCAGCTGGTTTGCCGCCAAGGCTTTTTGCGACAGCGAGGGCGCACGCCTGCCGACCTGGCTGGAATGGGAGTACGCGGCCGCCGCGGACGAAACCCGGACGGACGCCCGCAGCGACCCACGCTGGCGCCGGCGCATCCTGTCCTGGTACGAACGGCCCACCGCCACCTTTCTGCCCGATGTGGGCGGTGCACCGAATGCGTTCGGCGTGCGCGATATGCACGGTCTGGTCTGGGAATGGGTGGACGACTTCAACGCCCTGTTCATCGCTGGCGACAGCCGCACCCAGGGCGACCCCGACCTGCTGAAATTCTGCGGTGCCGGCGCCATCAACGTCATCGACCGCGACAGCTATGCCGTGCTGATGCGCATCGCCCTGCTGTCATCGCTCTCGGCGGCCGACTCCACCGGCACCCTGGGCTTTCGCTGCGCCCGTCCGATCGAAGGAACCTCACCATGA
- a CDS encoding LysR family transcriptional regulator: MDRLHLINVFVAVVDANGFAGAARKLNISPPAVTRAINELESHLDVRLLTRTTRVVKVTEPGARYAEDCRQVLAQLAEAEASVTGTQRTPRGRLTITAPVMFGGKFVAPIVTEYLQANPEVVASCWFLDRVVNMLDEGVDVGVRIGELPDSSMQATSVGRVRRVICASPAYLERHGAPLVPTDLQAHLIVSASAVTPAPEWRLSQNGELCTVKLQPRMTTTSNDSALSAALAGFGITRLLSYQVAEFIKDGRLRPLLSEFELPSLPVHVVHREGQHASKKARAFIDLVVERLRANPVLA, encoded by the coding sequence TTGGACAGACTTCACCTCATCAACGTCTTCGTGGCCGTGGTGGACGCCAATGGCTTCGCTGGCGCGGCACGCAAGCTGAACATCTCGCCGCCGGCAGTTACTCGGGCCATCAACGAACTGGAGTCGCATCTGGATGTTCGCTTGCTGACCCGAACCACCCGCGTCGTCAAGGTCACCGAACCTGGTGCCCGTTACGCCGAGGACTGCCGCCAGGTCCTTGCCCAGCTTGCCGAAGCGGAGGCGTCTGTGACCGGCACGCAGCGCACGCCGCGAGGACGACTCACGATCACGGCGCCGGTGATGTTCGGTGGCAAGTTTGTCGCCCCCATCGTCACCGAATACCTGCAAGCGAACCCGGAGGTGGTGGCCTCGTGCTGGTTTCTCGACCGCGTGGTCAATATGCTGGACGAGGGTGTCGATGTCGGCGTTCGGATCGGCGAGCTGCCGGATTCATCGATGCAAGCCACCTCGGTGGGTCGCGTGCGCCGGGTCATTTGCGCGTCGCCGGCCTACCTGGAGCGGCACGGCGCGCCCCTGGTTCCAACCGATCTGCAGGCCCACCTTATCGTGTCCGCCAGCGCCGTCACGCCCGCGCCGGAATGGCGACTCAGTCAGAACGGTGAGCTCTGCACCGTCAAACTGCAACCCCGCATGACGACGACCAGCAACGACTCCGCACTCTCCGCCGCGTTGGCGGGGTTCGGCATCACCCGGCTGCTGTCGTACCAGGTGGCAGAGTTCATCAAGGACGGACGCCTCAGACCATTGCTGAGCGAGTTCGAACTCCCCTCGCTGCCGGTCCATGTGGTACATCGCGAGGGGCAACATGCCTCCAAGAAGGCGCGCGCCTTCATCGACCTGGTTGTCGAGCGGCTGCGCGCCAATCCGGTATTGGCCTGA
- a CDS encoding SCO family protein, whose product MTQAICSRRDALLWLGAAACSTLASAAAPPGNSIYQLHPALTDQNGQPFELASARGQPVLVSMFYSSCEMVCPMIFETIHMTLNKLPAAERERVKVLMISFDPERDSVAVLKQTAEAHRCDARWTLARTDGATARKIAALLGIQYRRLASGEFNHSSTIELLDAEGRIAARSGTLGSVDTAFLQAIRKQAAA is encoded by the coding sequence ATGACACAAGCGATTTGCTCGCGCCGCGACGCCCTGCTCTGGCTCGGCGCGGCTGCCTGCTCCACCCTGGCCTCGGCTGCCGCCCCGCCCGGCAACTCGATCTACCAGCTGCACCCGGCGCTGACCGACCAGAACGGTCAACCCTTCGAGTTGGCCTCGGCGCGCGGCCAGCCTGTGCTGGTGAGCATGTTTTACAGCTCCTGCGAGATGGTCTGCCCGATGATCTTCGAGACCATACACATGACCCTGAACAAGCTGCCCGCCGCCGAGCGCGAGCGCGTCAAGGTGCTGATGATCAGCTTCGACCCCGAGCGCGACAGCGTTGCCGTGCTCAAGCAGACCGCTGAAGCCCACCGCTGCGATGCCCGCTGGACCCTGGCCCGCACCGACGGTGCCACCGCCCGCAAGATCGCCGCCCTGCTGGGCATCCAGTACCGCCGCCTGGCCAGCGGCGAGTTCAACCACTCCAGCACCATCGAGTTGCTCGACGCCGAGGGCCGGATTGCCGCGCGCAGCGGCACCCTGGGCTCGGTGGACACGGCCTTTCTGCAGGCGATACGCAAGCAGGCAGCCGCGTAA
- a CDS encoding sigma-70 family RNA polymerase sigma factor gives MQRKRLPVDQLAQLVALVDQVDQFSAEQVMVAALSGLIARNEDQAPGPIAQYGEVELAQQRLALHAALAELPEQQKKVIASHYLQGMQFERIAIHLNLTKGRISQVHKAALRSLRHRLKIHRGG, from the coding sequence TTGCAACGCAAACGCTTGCCGGTCGATCAGCTCGCCCAGCTAGTGGCGCTGGTCGATCAGGTTGACCAGTTCAGTGCGGAGCAGGTCATGGTCGCAGCGCTCAGTGGTTTGATCGCCCGCAACGAAGATCAGGCTCCTGGGCCAATCGCTCAGTATGGCGAGGTTGAGCTCGCTCAGCAGAGATTGGCTTTGCACGCAGCTTTGGCAGAATTGCCCGAGCAGCAAAAGAAGGTCATCGCAAGCCACTACCTTCAGGGCATGCAATTCGAGCGAATTGCGATTCACTTGAATCTGACCAAAGGCCGCATCTCACAGGTGCACAAGGCAGCATTGCGGAGCTTGAGACACAGGCTAAAAATCCATCGCGGAGGCTAG
- a CDS encoding nitric-oxide reductase large subunit: MKSTQRLWRWLGLIFVLSFGALGYLGWQIYLTAPPIPKAVVTTDGDVLFTGEQIQRGQQAWLSAGGQQLGTVWGHGSYVAPDWSADWLHREASALQALRTEQQQKVSAKLSTADSGAIAAALQEEMRRNTYDEEKGTITVSADRARAIREVAGHYEGLFGSDPSLDTLRDQYAMTEGALPEAADRKALTAFFFWTSWAATTDRPGEHLLSYTSNWPHEPLVGNKMSDAAAIWSMVSIVLLLAGIAAMLWLHGSTEHGEEARAPKDDPLLGAVATPSMKATRKYFFAVVGLMLLQIAMGAITAHYAVEGQAFFGIPLAQVLPYVVSRTVHTQVGIFWIATAWLATGLYIAPLLSGREPKLQKLGVDLLFWALIFVVVGSTVTGWLGTLQHRGMDFSFWLGNQGLEYTSMGRVWQLLLFVGLLFWVFLLGRALWPALMKPSESRGLIAMVFLSATCIGGFYASSLAWGQHTHYSMIEYWRWWLVHLWVEGFFEVFATAVVALIFTRLGLVRTESANRAIIAETIVFLFGGILGTLHHLYFTGTPTSVIAVGAVFSALEVVPLTLIGLEALQTYRRSKSAPWLGAYKWTVMCFVAVGFWNTVGAGLLGFAINPPASLYYVQGLNMTAAHGHAALFGVYGMLGIGLMLFCLRGLYERGLHADRLLKPAFWGMNIGLAMMVFLSLLPAGIYQAWASVSKGLWYARSPEVIHSKLMETLVWMRVPGDIVFAVGALLLALYALRLLRRSGPQPAAEPGGRPVTASR; encoded by the coding sequence ATGAAATCCACTCAAAGGCTCTGGCGCTGGCTGGGCCTCATCTTTGTGCTGTCATTCGGCGCACTCGGCTATCTCGGCTGGCAGATCTACCTGACCGCGCCGCCGATTCCCAAGGCCGTCGTCACCACCGACGGCGACGTGCTCTTCACCGGCGAGCAGATCCAGCGCGGCCAGCAGGCCTGGCTGTCGGCCGGTGGCCAGCAACTGGGCACCGTCTGGGGCCACGGCAGCTATGTGGCGCCGGACTGGTCGGCCGACTGGCTGCACCGCGAGGCCAGCGCCCTGCAGGCCCTGCGCACCGAGCAGCAGCAAAAGGTCTCGGCCAAGCTGAGCACCGCCGACAGTGGCGCCATAGCGGCCGCGCTGCAGGAAGAAATGCGCCGCAACACCTATGACGAGGAGAAGGGCACGATCACCGTCTCGGCGGATCGCGCCCGTGCCATCCGCGAGGTGGCCGGCCACTACGAGGGCCTGTTCGGCAGCGATCCGTCGCTGGACACGCTGCGCGATCAATATGCGATGACCGAGGGCGCATTGCCCGAGGCCGCCGACCGCAAGGCGCTGACCGCCTTCTTCTTCTGGACTTCCTGGGCCGCCACGACCGACCGGCCGGGCGAGCACCTGCTGTCCTACACCAGCAACTGGCCGCATGAGCCGCTGGTTGGCAACAAGATGTCGGACGCCGCCGCGATCTGGTCCATGGTCAGCATCGTCCTGCTGCTGGCCGGCATCGCCGCCATGCTGTGGCTGCATGGCAGCACCGAGCATGGCGAGGAGGCACGCGCGCCCAAGGATGATCCGCTGCTCGGCGCCGTCGCCACACCGTCGATGAAGGCCACGCGCAAGTACTTCTTCGCCGTCGTCGGCCTGATGCTGCTGCAGATCGCCATGGGCGCGATCACCGCGCATTACGCGGTCGAGGGCCAGGCCTTCTTCGGCATTCCGCTGGCCCAGGTGCTGCCCTATGTGGTCAGCCGCACGGTGCACACCCAGGTCGGCATCTTCTGGATCGCCACCGCCTGGCTGGCCACCGGCCTGTACATCGCGCCGCTGCTGTCGGGGCGCGAGCCCAAGCTGCAGAAGCTCGGTGTCGACCTGCTGTTCTGGGCGCTGATCTTCGTCGTCGTCGGCTCCACCGTGACCGGCTGGCTGGGCACCTTGCAGCACCGCGGCATGGACTTCAGCTTCTGGCTGGGTAACCAGGGCCTTGAATACACCAGCATGGGCCGGGTCTGGCAGCTGCTGCTGTTCGTCGGCCTGCTGTTCTGGGTCTTCCTGCTCGGCCGTGCCCTGTGGCCGGCACTGATGAAGCCCAGCGAGTCACGCGGCCTGATTGCGATGGTCTTTCTGTCAGCCACCTGCATCGGCGGCTTCTATGCCAGCTCGCTGGCCTGGGGCCAGCACACCCACTACTCGATGATCGAGTACTGGCGCTGGTGGTTGGTCCACCTCTGGGTGGAAGGCTTCTTCGAGGTCTTCGCCACCGCCGTGGTCGCGCTGATCTTCACCCGCCTGGGCCTGGTGCGCACGGAGAGCGCCAACCGCGCCATCATCGCCGAGACCATCGTGTTCCTGTTCGGCGGCATCCTGGGCACCTTGCACCATCTGTACTTCACCGGCACGCCGACCTCGGTGATCGCCGTCGGCGCGGTGTTCTCGGCGCTCGAGGTCGTGCCGCTGACCCTGATCGGGCTGGAGGCGCTGCAAACCTACCGCCGCTCGAAGTCGGCGCCCTGGCTGGGGGCCTACAAGTGGACGGTGATGTGCTTTGTCGCCGTCGGCTTCTGGAACACCGTCGGTGCGGGCCTGCTGGGCTTTGCCATCAACCCGCCGGCCTCGCTGTACTACGTGCAGGGCCTGAACATGACGGCGGCCCACGGCCACGCGGCGCTGTTCGGCGTCTACGGCATGCTGGGCATAGGCCTGATGCTGTTCTGCCTGCGCGGCCTGTACGAGCGCGGCCTGCATGCCGACCGCCTGCTCAAGCCCGCCTTCTGGGGCATGAACATCGGCCTGGCGATGATGGTCTTTCTGTCCCTGCTGCCGGCCGGCATCTACCAGGCCTGGGCCAGTGTGAGCAAGGGTCTGTGGTACGCCCGCTCACCCGAGGTCATCCACTCCAAGCTGATGGAAACCCTGGTCTGGATGCGCGTGCCGGGTGACATCGTGTTCGCCGTCGGTGCCCTGCTGCTGGCGCTGTATGCCTTGCGCCTGCTGCGGCGGTCGGGGCCGCAGCCGGCAGCCGAGCCGGGCGGACGACCGGTCACGGCCTCGCGCTGA
- the nirK gene encoding copper-containing nitrite reductase, with product MKLVGLVDTLRRGAVAVGFAAGLCAPLFAPAAPAAALAAGDFGPPRGAPIKAVLTSPPFVPPPVARNYPAKVIVELEVVEKEMPISEGVNYTFWTFGGTVPGSFIRVRQGDTVEFHLKNHPSSKMPHNIDLHGVTGPGGGAASSFTAPGHESQFTFKALNEGIYVYHCATAPVGMHVANGMYGLILVEPPQGLPKVDHEYYVMQGDFYTTGKYREKGNQPFDMEKAIDERPTYVLFNGAEGALTGDKAIKAKVNETVRLFVGNGGPNLVSSFHVIGAIFDKVRFEGGTNAQTNVQTTLIPAGGAAIAEFRTRVPGSYVLVDHSIFRAFNKGALAILKVEGAEDKKIYSGKELDSVYLGDRAGANLNAVTKAAESSAKGTLTLADQVHAGEALFAGTCSVCHQANGAGLPGVFPPLAKSDYLAADVKRAMSAVLHGLSGKVKVNGQEYNSVMPPMNQLNDDEVANILTYVMNSWGNPGGSVSTDDVKKQRAIVPKAAAAEH from the coding sequence ATGAAGCTTGTTGGACTTGTTGACACGCTGCGCCGCGGCGCGGTGGCCGTCGGGTTTGCCGCCGGCCTTTGTGCCCCCCTGTTCGCGCCTGCCGCCCCCGCCGCAGCCCTCGCCGCCGGCGACTTCGGCCCGCCGCGCGGTGCCCCGATCAAGGCTGTGCTGACCAGCCCGCCCTTCGTGCCACCGCCCGTGGCGCGCAACTACCCGGCCAAGGTGATCGTCGAGCTGGAGGTGGTCGAGAAGGAGATGCCTATCTCCGAAGGCGTCAACTACACCTTCTGGACCTTCGGCGGCACCGTGCCCGGCAGCTTCATCCGCGTGCGCCAGGGCGACACGGTGGAGTTCCACTTGAAGAACCACCCCAGCAGCAAGATGCCGCACAACATCGACCTGCACGGCGTGACCGGCCCCGGCGGCGGCGCGGCCTCCAGCTTCACCGCCCCCGGCCATGAGTCGCAGTTCACCTTCAAGGCGCTGAACGAAGGCATCTACGTCTACCACTGCGCCACTGCGCCGGTGGGCATGCACGTGGCCAACGGCATGTACGGGTTGATCCTGGTCGAGCCTCCGCAAGGCCTGCCCAAGGTCGATCACGAGTACTACGTGATGCAGGGCGACTTCTACACCACCGGCAAGTACCGCGAGAAGGGCAACCAGCCCTTCGACATGGAGAAGGCCATCGACGAGCGCCCGACCTATGTGCTGTTCAACGGTGCCGAGGGCGCGCTGACCGGCGACAAGGCGATCAAGGCCAAGGTCAACGAGACCGTTCGCCTGTTCGTCGGCAACGGCGGACCGAATCTGGTCTCCAGCTTCCACGTCATCGGCGCGATCTTCGACAAGGTGCGCTTCGAGGGCGGCACCAACGCGCAGACGAATGTGCAGACGACGTTGATCCCGGCCGGCGGCGCGGCGATTGCCGAATTCCGCACCCGCGTGCCGGGCAGCTATGTGCTGGTCGACCACTCGATCTTCCGCGCTTTCAACAAGGGCGCACTGGCCATCCTGAAGGTGGAAGGCGCCGAGGACAAGAAGATCTACTCCGGCAAGGAGCTCGACTCGGTCTACCTCGGTGACCGCGCCGGCGCCAACCTGAACGCCGTGACCAAGGCCGCCGAATCGTCGGCCAAGGGCACCCTGACGCTGGCCGACCAGGTGCACGCCGGCGAGGCGCTGTTTGCCGGCACCTGCTCGGTCTGCCACCAGGCCAACGGTGCGGGCCTGCCCGGGGTGTTCCCGCCGCTGGCCAAGTCGGACTACCTGGCCGCCGATGTGAAGCGGGCCATGAGCGCAGTGCTGCACGGCCTCAGCGGCAAGGTCAAGGTCAACGGCCAGGAGTACAACTCGGTCATGCCGCCGATGAACCAGCTCAATGACGACGAAGTCGCCAACATCCTCACCTACGTGATGAACAGCTGGGGCAACCCGGGCGGCAGTGTCTCGACCGACGATGTGAAGAAGCAGCGTGCCATCGTTCCGAAGGCCGCCGCAGCCGAGCATTGA